Proteins from a single region of Candidatus Woesearchaeota archaeon:
- the gmhB gene encoding D-glycero-beta-D-manno-heptose 1,7-bisphosphate 7-phosphatase has translation MNKLTKSIFIDRDGVINEDVGFAHKNHELVFIPRSLQALKLLAASDYKIFIVTNQPVIGRGMCSEEEYLEFEKYLLKQIKDAGGRIDKCYYCPHHPTAGKGKYLLDCSCRKPKPGLLLQAKKEFNIDMQHSFMIGDKRSDIAAGKAAGCKTILVKTGHAGEGGNTEQKITPDYIVDDLYAAIHKITL, from the coding sequence ATGAACAAATTAACCAAGTCAATTTTCATAGATAGGGATGGAGTTATTAATGAAGATGTTGGCTTTGCCCATAAAAATCATGAGCTTGTATTTATTCCCCGTTCCTTGCAGGCATTAAAACTTCTTGCAGCGTCAGATTACAAAATATTTATTGTTACCAATCAGCCGGTTATAGGAAGAGGTATGTGCAGTGAAGAAGAATACTTAGAATTTGAAAAATACCTTCTAAAACAGATCAAAGACGCAGGCGGCAGAATCGATAAATGCTATTATTGCCCTCATCATCCAACAGCAGGCAAAGGGAAATACCTTCTTGATTGCAGTTGTCGCAAGCCAAAACCGGGTTTGCTACTCCAAGCAAAGAAGGAATTTAATATTGATATGCAGCATAGTTTTATGATCGGTGACAAACGCAGCGACATAGCAGCAGGAAAAGCAGCTGGTTGTAAAACCATCCTTGTTAAAACAGGTCATGCTGGAGAAGGCGGCAATACTGAACAAAAAATTACACCAGATTATATTGTTGATGATTTATACGCAGCCATACACAAAATAACTTTATAA